Proteins encoded in a region of the Ornithodoros turicata isolate Travis chromosome 3, ASM3712646v1, whole genome shotgun sequence genome:
- the LOC135387777 gene encoding centrosomal protein cep57l1-like produces the protein MPSEFHVVNTVGRQCTRSDEVISALGTLLKKMELLEQNRRAAHGFATENLKEHIDLVESQCYLLEEQLGHARKILALSTTLRTSPYLDDVRSRRRSTSVSQASKAASSVAQYSRQRSTSETRSDNTCSTTERYRLKLTDIPFILSKNAGPSHSLPANLQNLVSMLKKSSKVCSHEGLQMRRCDNSSEKQLLDLLLQGQCLLNQIERKHTSRHSLKCKARWLIKHIQDKLVQLDTKQVQHPGQSCSQCKSGSRNSSDGNRVFFRELKRIQKGLEEQL, from the exons ATGCCTTCGGAATTTCACGTGGTAAATACTGTTGGTCGCCAGTGCACCAGGAGCGATG AGGTTATTAGTGCACTTGGAACTCTACTCAAGAAAATGGAGCTGCTCGAACAAAATAGACGTGCTGCGCACGGGTTTGCGACTGAAA ATCTAAAAGAGCACATCGACCTTGTGGAATCCCAATGCTATCTTCTCGAAGAACAGCTTGGCCATGCTCGTAAAATACTGGCTTTATCGACAACGTTACGTACATCACCGTATCTCGACGACGTTCGTTCTCGGCGCAGAAGTACCTCAGTGTCGCAG GCCTCGAAAGCTGCAAGCAGTGTAGCGCAGTATAGCAGACAAAGATCAACTTCAGAGACTCGTTCTGATAACACCTGCAGTACTACAGAACGATACAGGCTCAAGCTTACCGACATTCCATTCATCCTAAGTAAG AACGCAGGTCCCAGCCACTCTCTTCCAGCAAACCTTCAGAACCTGGTTTCGATGCTTAAGAAATCCTCGAAGGTGTGCAGCCACGAAGGGCTGCAAATGAGAAGATGCGATAACTCATCCGAAAAACAACTCCTGGATTTGTTGTT GCAAGGACAGTGCCTGCTAAACCAGATAGAACGCAAGCACACATCTCGTCACTCCCTCAAGTGCAAGGCCCGTTGGCTCATCAAACATATCCAAGATAAGCTCGTCCAACTTGACACGAAACAG GTACAACATCCAGGACAAAGCTGCTCCCAGTGTAAGAGTGGATCAAGGAATTCTTCAGATGGAAATCGAGTCTTCTTCAGAGAGTTGAAGAGGATACAGAAAGGCTTGGAAGAACAACTATAG